The nucleotide window tttttacggctaataaaactaagaactattttatataATATCAGAAAAATGAAGAGGTGGATAAAAGTCATGTTGCAAGATGTTagtgggcttcgctcgtctcaacggtcacatcGTACATCTTAGGATGTTTAAGGTAAACAGCTGAAGCGGTCaaggaattcaatttaacccattttaatcacAAAAAGCGGCTGAAATTCAGGCAAGATTTTCCGAATCACTGTGTGACAATTATCTGACATTCGGAAGAgacgtcagtccaaatatccagcctcgtcAAATCTCGCTTAGATTAGTTAGGTTTAAACCATCTTTGTACGTTTTCTTTACTTTAATAGTGACATATACTTCCACTTTTTTCATGTAAGGACCTCTGATCCAATTTTTCAGTCAATCAGAGCGTTTCCCATTTACGCGGGATGTAAAATTAAGTCGCTAAATGAAAAACCAAACCTGAAAGACTACTTCAAATccggatttgtttgttttttcaaaacggCAATTTCGTCGAAACCTACGCGCGCGGGTGACGTTAAACGTAGAATTAACTTTAGTCAGCCTTACCtgaaaaatccaaatttcaCACACACTTTCTATCAGAAATGCTCAAAATGGGGTTAATTTCATCCAAACACACCTCATTTACCCAAAACCTGTTTCATTTCACAAAGatcagaaattaaaaaaaacatgattgTACAATCAAGCACACATATAATTAATATACCATACAGTAGATCACTATTAaatgtacatgcaaggtgaagataacgaacagtgatcaatctcataactcctacaatgtAATTAATACTTGAAGTACACAGAGAAAGCAAAACGCTACGCAAAAACATATGTATCCATTGGTTCATGAGAACAAAATATTGTCACGGTAACATTAGCAAAAGATATTTGTTTTGATTCATTATTTCTTATTATTCATTATTCAGATTTAATAAGGATAGAAATTcgatatgaatatcaaaatgagagaaaaaaataaactttATCAAAATCAGTACAACAACTATCAACAACCGACTGGAATTGTTAATtaatacaaaaacaatcaaCAACCGACTGGAATTGTTAATTAGTACAACAATCAGCAACCGATTGGAATTGTTAATTAGTACGACAACCGACTGGAATTTTTAATTAGTACAACAACAATCATCAACCGACTGGAATTGTTAATTAGTACAACAACAATCATCAACCGACTGGAATTGTTAATTAATACAACAATCAACAACCGACTGGAATTGTTAATTAGTACAACAATCAACAACCGACTGGAATTGTTAATTAGTACAACAACTGACTGGAATTTTTAATTTGTACAACAACAATCATCAACCGACTGGAATTGTTAATTAGTACAACAACAAGCATCAACCGACTGGAATTGTTAATTAATACAACAACAATCATCAACCAACTGGAATTGTTAATTAGTACAACAACTATCAACAACCAACTGGAATTGTTAATTAGTACAACAACAATCAACAACCGACTGGAATTGTTAATTAGTACAACAACAATCATCAACCGACTGGAATTTTTAATTAGTCTAATGATATTACATATCATGAACACCTGCGTGATGCTTCTCCAAAAACGTTTTCTTTCCAAATTTGTAGTGCTTTGACATATCCGGTGCATATTTGCTGGCTGGGGGACGTCTATTGTATTCCTCCGCTACCAAGCGGGTATAGTGTGAAGCATTGCCGCAACAAAGACCAATATACTGCACGCCGATTTCTCTGGCCTGTCTCGCGAAATCAGCCACCTGACTTCTGCTGCAGAAAAATCTAGGGAGATCAACGGGGAATGCAGGACTGCCTGCAAAAAAGTGGAATCAaacaataaatattatataatagATAAATTAACCGCTTTCGTATTCAGACAAGAGCTTAATAAACTATTGTTCTTATTGTAAGTCCATCGACCCGCATATAACATACCCGTGTCTGGATCTATCAATAACTCCATTGTTGGTTCTTCTGGAGTAGTTCGAAATGGAACAGGGAGAGCAGCAATGGGTCCCTGAAAAGATATAACTAAGATATACTTAATCTGTCAATGTGTCAATTCTTTcgagaaaaaaccaaaacatgtCTAATACCGtagtaaaaacaaacaaaagtaCTTTAATCATCATGATTTAACCATATTTATCAGAATGCTACAATGAACAGGTAGATTACAGCGATCTCGTATTCCCCGTCACGTTGCATCGAGACCTGCCGTAGCAATGACAAACCTCACAATTGAATATACAAGcagtatcatttttaaaaacatttaaaaagatCATTTTAAACTTGCATTGAATCTGTAATTCGGTATCTATGGATACAGATCTTTTTACCAAAAACAATGTAGCTTTGTCTTCTCATAGTTACTATGTTAACCATAGTTTAGTATTCTTTTATGCCCTTTTCTATGTCTTTGTTATTCTCTGTTTTAGTTTGCTTTTATTGTCCAGGGTCATAATTAGATAAAGCATTATATAAATGAacaataataacgagctataactgtgttgggatgccaccacaaatgtctccgaacacctccccatgtcagaaaaactttttgatgccagatatgcactcagggtcctccaaaaaccctagaaactaaatttggttgaaatccgacggacttcttttttggccgccattttgttcaatggcggccattttgaaacatttgaaaatagattgtaAGGAAAAAATGATggtagaaatgaactgtggaccctccaattaccctagaacccaaatgttgcagagattttaacactttgaaatatttcggtatatggcggccattttgaaaatggtggctcaaatttttttttttaatggtgggaatgaactcggggtcaccaaattaccctagaaataaaatttggttgaaatcggacaaccttgagtttttgacgtttttggccgccatcttgaaacggcggccattttgaaaatttcgaaagttgattgcacccctcctcatgaccccctatcacctcaaaatgtttgaagtggatctgtcgaagcactttcataaaatcgcgcggacaaatttctctggaaagaagaggaataaaaagaagaagaagaaaataagaataataagaaacggagcaaaaacaatatgtctccgacactttgtgttcggagacataataataatcatTTGATCAAGTTAGGTGGTTCATTGCACTTGCTTGAATAAAGAGATATTCCGTGTGCCAACCATACGAGAATTCCCCTCTATCGCTTATAGCATATTCATATACAGATATGTGCATTACCTGATAACATTTACCGCGAAAAGTGCATTGATTTAAAATGATACACATGTAACCACTAAAGTAAATATGTTTACAGTTTAGGAAGTTTACTTCACTAACATTAAATATGGGAATGACTCTTCACTATTCACTACCTTGCACACTTTTCGGATCTCTCTCAGTAAAGGAAGCATTGTTACAGGTCCTCTTAAACAGTTCAGTCCAACCACAGCTGCCCCGGCATCCTCCAGCTTTTTACATGCCTCCGGATAAGTTAACCTGTCTTTGGTTTCGTCTTTTTCTTGCGGTGTCAGGGTGACAACTGCAGGCACTATCAAttacatttgatatttaaaaaactacaaactgtaaaattttgtattgttgTAGCATGAAATATTCGTCGTTTCCAAAAAAAATCTTTGCGTTTGTACTTGATGTGGTTCAGGAGAGTTTGTTGCCTATTTGTAGTTAATTTTCTCATTTGAATTTAAAGGAGGTTTATAATTCATGGGTTTGTTCATGCCACGAACACCAGGAAAAGTAACATCCACCCCCCAAATACATACGTATGCTTTGAATATTTATAGCATTGTCTTTCACCGATTTTCACggttaattttctaaactaGGCTGTTTATTTCTTACGTCCATTGCCATACTCTTTGATACACTCTAGTGCCAGCATTGCCTCAGCAAACTCATCATACCGCTCTGCTATGATGTAATCAGCACCACACTGCACTGCCCATTCGATCTGTTCCTATAAAGATAATCAAAGTAGTACCATACAATTCAATGTTTACATTCCTGACTGTTTTCTTTATGAGAACCCCTAGGAAATTCAATATGCTCATTTCCCTATATACGCAAGTAGATGTAGATGTCTCATTTGTATGCGTGTGAATGCTGTCAGTGGAGGGAAATTATGGAAATTAGCATGTAATGGCTTGTGTGttattctatgatcgttataacgatctagtttgccattacaacctatcattgggtcaaagctgtctgacgtgtttcatattgatGATTATGCCGTTCTTgccacactaattttgactacggattactccgtttacctgatcaagatatagggcttatgTCGGGTGtaaacggtcgacaggggacgcaTACTTCTtctaggcacctcatcccacctctggtatacccaggggtccgtgtttgtccaattctttattttgttttgcttatggTACAGCTGTAGTTATGAGataaatcactgttcgttatattcgatttttcattttatatcaatGTACATTCAATGTCGTCGTCTtctgaattgatattttgattaCTATATTTGTCTACACCGTCGTACATACACACCCTATCTTGTAGATTTACACCTTATAATGAAGTGTCATGTGGTttaatgtatatgtagtatattCAAAATGGACGATGAAACTGCAACAATATCGTCGGAGAACCTGTTTGGAAATAGATCATTGaattcaacatacatgtactgttgAGAGAGTCGATTTATCATTAAGATTCCAAATTGTTAAAAATGGTACCCCCCTTTTCAATTGAACAATAACACTTTACAGTaatttttgactttatatatgaatgcaattataGGCTAGAGTTTGTTGCgtaaaatgaataatattcATCTATCACAGTGGCGACTTACCCGAAACATATCTCGGACCTCCTCAATAGATTTGgggtcgtctcgacgaaagaCGGTGGTGTTACAGATGTCTCCCGCCATCAAGGTCCCCGTCTTGACCGCCACTTCCTTCGCCATTCTCAGGGCGCGGACATTCAGCTCCATCAAATCGTCCTCACGACCGATAATTTTCATCTTTGCTCGATGACCATAATACTGTAAAGTCAATAGGAGAAGTGGTGTAAGAGAAGAGTGGAGCTTCATTTGATCTTATAGTGACGCGAAGTAAAATTATATTTCTGCAAATTTTCTCAAATGAATTTAATTGCCTTCACTCCTACAACATGTACTTATAAACTGgtaaacatacatttttttttaatcatttattaaTCATACAGAAAAGTAATCAAGGATTATGAGAAAATAGTATTAGTTGACATTTCCATATCTTATTGCAAAACAAGCTGCAACTGATGGTATTTTTCAACTATACAATTATGCGtcaatacgccagtttcaagatacgaactcttctgtataggaggtgcatttagtggaactttgaatgcctaagtgggacagagtggatatacagccaactaggaagacgatgaaatgtattaaaagcggcttctctttaaatatgtaaatgtgggaaatactatcgaaagaaatattttaccgaagtggaaacatacaaacaatgtcatatttgttagaaatatcttggatatgatacttatgaccagcgagagaacgtgataggataagaattctatgtatttaattactccctaaatacttatcacttacttagtttgtgtatcagtcgaattcgggttatcaaacagcgtatgagaaacttattgagtacattcacttacgctgtgatgaatatctgtcccactcccgcgtgtaaaaaaattctttcgcaccttactatgtacgagagttctccaaagggaaataactcggacgtatctcgaaaccggcgtattgacACTTATCGGTAGAACTTATAAAATTTTCAAGAATTTCTGAAGATAAATTCAGCAatataaacaagggaatattgtttgagagcacacCTACAATGAACGTTTCGTAAAAGCCGCCATTGCACCGTAGGAACGATGATTGCCAAACATAATCTGGTTGCACTGAGACCGAGGTCATACAAAGATGAAGGCTGACGTGAGCAATTACACATTTCGTCTGCGTTGAAATATTACATCGTGTCATGAATGACTTCAGGTATTGTAAGTGtaagaaaataatcaaataatgcAAATGCACCACTCAAATAAAATTCTCTTAAGTAATGAATTTGCTATAAATTTGGCATATcatattgtttacaaatctgacataTGTGAATTGCCTCTATTTCGCATTTTCCCCAAACTTCTGACCTCCGAAGTCAttgcacatcggagattacgaCTAGGAATttctgacaggatgacaatgattcatgtgACTACATTTTGTGCTGATCTGatgggtttattgcttcagattcgcTCTCACTCTATGGAATTAtatacatggatatatattcaattacaaatctgttattataattgtttttttatttgtcaaTTTATTTactgtcagttacagcttgtattgatTTAACgcatattgaatatttttaagaatAGTTCACATAAAGTGCATACATCTGATCCTATAAGGCTATTTATTCAATTATCTACACATACGGTATAAGCAACGACAACGTCACTTCCGGCATGTACGAATTCTTCATGAAGACCTTTAACAACTTCAGGGTGTTCTAATACGACTTCTGGAATAAAAGCGCCAGCCTGCAAATATCCTCTCCTCTCTAGCTCCATTAGATAGCCTTCAGCCACTATGATATCTTTTCCATTTTTCAGACGTTCCCTTAATCCTTGTCagaagaaatgaaaatgaagaaGTGATGAAATAAGAGTATGATTTTaagaagcaaggctctaaaggcaacacgtatgtaaaagaaaaaagtcaaaatcagcaaaagaaaaagagataatctctatatacgttcactgaaattttcgtgatccatatgggcgccgccatttattttttcattacctgcttcaacagttattcgtgttttattttgaatgccaataatagaagactctgacgtgcaaatcgtaatttaaacactcagtttgttcaaagtgaatagtataattatcattataacagattttagcaaataattacatataaaaccgtaatacgactaaatagatgaacgagttcatgagtttcttagaatatacgataaaattacggttacttttttaccattttgaatttattggttaattttgtttagttttataacggcctttttcattgcatacggaatgtattattgttgtttataattgtttgctttgaaaaagagaaaaaaggtcgaggctaaatgtgacgtcacaatgcacagtttacgtcgccttgcgttttattccccgcgttcaatgaataggtggATCCTGTAAAAGTGttctccccatataaacccctttaatattgagatcttactgggttttttagcgcaaggaaaatttcattaaaaatatatatttttaaatgaatcataatccaccgtacttaacggaattatgattaccacttgagacactccaatgaccattacatgcttcgctcggtccaacggtcacatcGTATACATATTACTTTGAACATAAGTTATCACTAACTTTGCCCAAATCAATGCAATGAATATATTCATGCATGATGATCAtgcatacaatgtacatgtatgttgaaattttatgggtttctatttttttcataaacaCCCACGGCTAAATGTTTTGTAACATTAATTTAAACAACAAAGGAGAGAAGTTGATCATCCATGAGAGAGATGAATGATGGCTTTAGTGGGTTTTTCTTAAGAGTGCGACCAGAA belongs to Ostrea edulis chromosome 7, xbOstEdul1.1, whole genome shotgun sequence and includes:
- the LOC130048308 gene encoding S-methylmethionine--homocysteine S-methyltransferase BHMT2-like isoform X2; this translates as MAVEGLRERLKNGKDIIVAEGYLMELERRGYLQAGAFIPEVVLEHPEVVKGLHEEFVHAGSDVVVAYTYYGHRAKMKIIGREDDLMELNVRALRMAKEVAVKTGTLMAGDICNTTVFRRDDPKSIEEVRDMFREQIEWAVQCGADYIIAERYDEFAEAMLALECIKEYGNGLPAVVTLTPQEKDETKDRLTYPEACKKLEDAGAAVVGLNCLRGPVTMLPLLREIRKVCKGPIAALPVPFRTTPEEPTMELLIDPDTGSPAFPVDLPRFFCSRSQVADFARQAREIGVQYIGLCCGNASHYTRLVAEEYNRRPPASKYAPDMSKHYKFGKKTFLEKHHAGVHDM
- the LOC130048308 gene encoding S-methylmethionine--homocysteine S-methyltransferase BHMT2-like isoform X1 — encoded protein: MDHENFSERLRERLKNGKDIIVAEGYLMELERRGYLQAGAFIPEVVLEHPEVVKGLHEEFVHAGSDVVVAYTYYGHRAKMKIIGREDDLMELNVRALRMAKEVAVKTGTLMAGDICNTTVFRRDDPKSIEEVRDMFREQIEWAVQCGADYIIAERYDEFAEAMLALECIKEYGNGLPAVVTLTPQEKDETKDRLTYPEACKKLEDAGAAVVGLNCLRGPVTMLPLLREIRKVCKGPIAALPVPFRTTPEEPTMELLIDPDTGSPAFPVDLPRFFCSRSQVADFARQAREIGVQYIGLCCGNASHYTRLVAEEYNRRPPASKYAPDMSKHYKFGKKTFLEKHHAGVHDM